One window of the Flammeovirga agarivorans genome contains the following:
- the rpmB gene encoding 50S ribosomal protein L28, whose protein sequence is MSKICDITGKRTRVGNNVSHANNKTKRKFFPNLHKKRFYIPEEDRWVTLKVSSSALRTINKNGISAVLKKARKEGKTF, encoded by the coding sequence ATGTCTAAAATCTGCGATATTACAGGTAAAAGAACGAGAGTTGGTAATAATGTTTCTCACGCAAACAATAAGACCAAACGTAAGTTCTTCCCTAACTTGCACAAAAAGCGTTTTTACATTCCTGAAGAGGATCGTTGGGTAACGCTAAAAGTTTCTTCAAGTGCTTTAAGAACAATCAACAAAAACGGTATCTCTGCTGTGTTGAAAAAAGCACGTAAAGAAGGTAAAACTTTCTAA
- the rpmG gene encoding 50S ribosomal protein L33 encodes MAKKGNRVQVILECTEHKASGQPGTSRYITTKNRKNTPDRLERRKFNPVLKKYTIHREIK; translated from the coding sequence ATGGCTAAGAAAGGCAACAGAGTACAAGTGATTCTTGAGTGCACGGAGCACAAAGCATCTGGTCAACCAGGTACTTCAAGATACATCACAACAAAAAACCGTAAGAACACTCCAGATCGTTTGGAAAGACGTAAGTTCAACCCGGTTCTAAAGAAATACACTATTCACCGTGAAATTAAGTAA
- a CDS encoding DUF4295 domain-containing protein, giving the protein MAKKVVATLKKEGGVKYAKVVKAVKSPKTGAYTFKEEIIMEDQVKDYLAK; this is encoded by the coding sequence ATGGCTAAGAAGGTAGTAGCAACACTTAAGAAAGAAGGTGGCGTAAAGTACGCTAAAGTAGTGAAAGCTGTGAAATCTCCAAAGACGGGTGCTTACACGTTCAAAGAAGAGATTATCATGGAAGATCAAGTGAAAGATTACTTAGCTAAGTAA